From a single Notolabrus celidotus isolate fNotCel1 chromosome 7, fNotCel1.pri, whole genome shotgun sequence genomic region:
- the btr01 gene encoding E3 ubiquitin-protein ligase TRIM21: MALPAAYLSEDQFTCSICLDVFNNPISTPCGHSFCQACISSYWDGERRGGGGGGGTKIYQCPLCKESFRKRPELHINRTLKEITEQFKWLADAGVLMDGTDGGRGVVDPNLFLQQEQQPLLSPPQRQGEMPESVFDEMMTRFQQMSPAGVPETAFPHPNNPQRSSPANARPPLKTQNSEHLDPPPPYSPPRRFSLGGPGDLARNVPLCPVHLRALEFFCRTDNTCICSLCVETQDHRGHNVTPAKREWHIKKSQLGISEVELKDLISEKERKVEEIQNSLREIWAAAERETDGVVSAFSKLISSVERCQAEVLEAIEKSRLATERRTQSLLRELEEEISELKKRSAALNQLVLSEDYVHFLKTFPALSTPPPSKDWSSVSVVSELTSGVILRTVTHMMEHVQEEMRKLPEVCQRSLSEQTVARPNPKTRRVQEYADEITLDPHTSHPRLIISVDGRQVHCGERHQPVQDNPERFDRVVCVLARQGFSSGRHYWEVEVGGKSDWDLGVASWSVNRKGKITVSPAHGYWFLSLRDRTEYAFRTEPSTNLTISPRPSRIGIYVDYEKGLVSFYNVEAKVLMYTFTDTFSDTIHPFFSPCTNKSGRNEGPLIICPVQE, from the exons ATGGCGTTACCTGCTGCCTATCTGTCTGAAGACCAGTTCACCTGCTCAATCTGCCTGGATGTGTTCAACAACCCGATCTCTACACCATGTGGCCACAGCTTCTGCCAGGCCTGCATCTCTTCCTACTGGGATggggaaagaagaggaggtggaggaggtgggggaaCAAAGATCTACCAGTGTCCTCTCTGTAAGGAGTCCTTCCGTAAGAGGCCGGAGCTCCACATCAACCGAACCCTGAAGGAAATCACTGAACAGTTCAAGTGGTTAGCCGACGCTGGCGTTTTGATGGATGGAacagatggaggaagaggagtcgtTGATCCAAACTTGTTTCTTCAGCAAGAGCAACAACCACTCCTGTCTCCACCGCAGAGGCAAGGGGAGATGCCTGAGAGTGTCTTTGATGAGATGATGACTCGTTTCCAGCAGATGTCACCAGCTGGAGTGCCTGAAACTGCCTTCCCCCATCCCAATAACCCTCAAAGATCCAGTCCAGCCAACGCTCGCCCACCTCTCAAGACCCAGAACTCAGAGCACCTTGACCCGCCTCCACCTTACTCACCTCCACGCAG GTTCTCTCTGGGCGGTCCCGGTGACCTGGCCCGTAACGTGCCTCTGTGTCCTGTCCACCTGAGGGCGCTGGAGTTCTTCTGTCGCACCGATAACACTTGCATCTGCAGCTTGTGTGTGGAGACACAAGACCACCGTGGACACAATGTCACCCCAGCCAAGAGAGAGTGGCACATCAAGAAG tCCCAGTTAGGTATAtcagaggtggagctgaaggATCTCATAagtgagaaggagaggaaagtggaGGAAATACAGAACTCACTACGAGAGATATGG GCTGCTgctgaaagagagacagatggagtTGTTTCTGCATTTTCCAAGCTGATCTCCAGTGTGGAGCGCTGCCAAGCTGAGGTCTTAGAG GCGATAGAGAAGAGTCGACTGGCGACTGAGCGCAGAACCCAGAGCCTgctgagagagctggaggaggagatatCTGAACTGAAAAAGAGGAGTGCAGCACTAAACCAGCTGGTTCTGTCAGAAGACTATGTACACTTCCTCAAG ACGTTCCCTGCCCTCTCCACCCCTCCACCATCCAAGGACTGGTCGAGTGTCTCTGTGGTGTCTGAGCTGACCTCGGGAGTGATTCTCAGGACTGTCACGCACATGATGGAGCACGTTCAGGAAGAGATGAGGAAGCTGCCAGAAGTCT GTCAGAGATCCCTGTCAGAACAAACTGTAGCCAGACCCAACCCAA AGACAAGAAGGGTCCAAGAGTATGCAG ATGAAATCACCCTAGACCCCCACACATCCCACCCACGTCTCATCATCTCCGTAGATGGGAGGCAGGTGCACTGTGGTGAACGCCATCAGCCGGTACAAGACAACCCGGAGCGCTTTGACCGGGTGGTGTGTGTGCTCGCACGCCAGGGCTTCAGCTCTGGACGCCATTACTGGGAG GTGGAGGTTGGAGGAAAGTCTGACTGGGACCTCGGGGTTGCAAGCTGGTCTGTCAATCGGAAGGGTAAAATCACTGTTAGCCCCGCCCATGGCTACTGGTTCCTCAGCCTGCGTGATCGGACCGAGTACGCCTTCAGAACAGAACCTTCGACCAACCTGACCATCAGTCCGAGACCCTCCCGTATTGGAATCTACGTGGACTATGAGAAAGGGCTGGTGTCCTTCTACAATGTGGAGGCCAAAGTGCTCATGTATACCTTCACAGATACGTTTTCTGACACCATCCATCCTTTCTTCAGTCCCTGTACGAATAAATCAGGAAGGAACGAGGGACCACTAATCATTTGTCCTGTTcaagaataa
- the LOC117815634 gene encoding sterile alpha motif domain-containing protein 9-like — MEAKEKEQASFPSSLSVKTYKSRDEPPHFSLEERTPSGAETARMDDKSQISGKTDDKNVRPGSAKSPAGEPQAQNVDDLALPTLMENWTTENVKDWLIGRLRVPQGIAQNLFDQAFSGACLVTFEKQDLLELGVPPAPAIQIVRQVEKFKRQSETSSGLRIPKSHYEPRECDGLKRLEIQEVSGNIDESMETETVSSDSGIQSISSTLFMLQEARNKIRSVMDQKSSNNSTSNSNSNSNSQLDSEVTGSSTLPPLKKPICEIRPFDKDNWSIFYTQNGILPPVAGPSNLLDPVHEYQLLPGANEASERETLFEFTKEVFCFAASCMNSRTNGTIHFGVNNQPEQGHGQVVGHKLTSFSKYADAFKSHLSDFFEEKHVNTARMCIRPPKFVRVYCEDGTASDKWVIEVDVVPTYSQTLEKTFYTLLSIESTEKKQQSKIKCLFVRDGPRSINILADTNPRKVQEEMKSVMEKVKCWASARKAAEEKNEKPPSQGNQGQRLKQLITRGREAFENSIQVILVTDRCHPDQLEHLDFLKEIKLFAVLEFDPESDVNGTCSLYRRDRIGNLHYPRMFDSQDSITATIEKLNLFHQTSWVFCNGRVNEESETDKPLSQSEWLKRRSGEINSLVSFLFKPDLLSKDKLLVIIILHSAVMDISSPILEAFCAIYRTLEGVDNMLCICKDSTVFNHWRQLIDCRCKEDITSKCIYELSLNEISSTIKKLKEPQTQSSRRFLPSTGSSSVLLTRKDEELMTVLDILCENECENTEIETQDSFKKFKIKSEEDFYRGGQVTWWNFYLSEKDNLPFISRDTYSELYDLITPVEGYTNPCFIINLFHHPGCGGTTLAMHVLWNLRRKFRCAVVKNNSATNQQIAAQVINLLTYGKQEQSGYKPVLLLVDNWDDVEDLKQCIMNVASVKKPHNQLLVIILNCERTRFPDESSRDSRTANVFITNKLSTKEKVLFSEKFEQLKDNHEKPETFYAFMIMTNNFSEDYITNVVSNIVADLDVTTQEGRLFSFLALLNTYVNGSCMSLSLCEELVGIRNAFWKQESLDDKMNPYSTLMITFTVEEHGSYQAVRLLHPMIANKCLEVLTQRHNLSRAEIIVDLLHCDKLYKSCMGKDFLVQTIQSMLVTRRRKEQGDDKDTFFSPVVEEIHETEGSDKIKDVLEKATLRFDKSATLPQALARYFCLREKDFKSALKWALDARSKKSNSYIADTVGQVYKGHLKKEIEDSEDLTPDTLDTILKLAHSAVGAFKDSQELAKNDVLDTHDVRHKKRHTSFNTSGYTGEIDVTMTVLDIITEPPVFDSSDSHKRDKMLQFLKGQHPVSSLNDSSNPTICQFVAVLRVHERFLVSLMPRLKEIFNYFESYFTYLKPRSLEKETADDRNKRKVSEHFKKYLQIFSISANEKASEKASKPNLSLRQEIVDQRYYLETKRADSFAGLLQHLNDKSPTEMEHILKKWQFVIEKSPTRSVSDTVNFILANIVLHSLKPSSTSLKKYEELVLLLNEALQKEGTHSKLTEMYYLSMLLMWPSKDQRLESLATHRNISMYITSAKKSFKRRFSYMFPARSAIAHFFLGKSDGLKRIVSKVKLDHILMSVSRQQASCSGQSSQQHKPHFLWQSGAAWNEPEIQKKLLRVQGHSEQGEIFVNYGGNLRMQVRPVYLGDIRSGYSREQVSFYLGFTMEGPVAYNVKYENEQ; from the exons ATGGAAGCTAAGGAAAAGGAGCAAGCCAGCTTTCCAAGCAGTCTCTCTGTTAAGACGTACAAATCCAGAGATGAACCTCCACACTTTAGCCTGGAAGAGAG GACTCCTTCAGGTGCTGAGACAGCCAGGATGGATGATAAGAGTCAAATTTCTGGAAAAACAGATGACAA GAATGTCCGACCAGGTTCAGCAAAATCCCCTGCTGGTGAGCCACAGGCACAAAAC GTGGACGACCTTGCACTTCCAACCCTGATGGAAAACTGGACCACAGAAAATGTCAAAGACTGGTTGATCGGTCGACTTAGAGTACCACAGGGAATTGCGCAGAATCTTTTTGACCAAGCTTTCTCAGGAGCTTGTTTGGTCACCTTTGAGAAGCAGGACCTTTTAGAGCTAGGTGTTCCACCTGCTCCAGCTATACAAATCGTACGACAGGTTGAGAAGTTCAAACGTCAGTCAGAGACTTCTTCCGGGTTGAGAATACCGAAGAGTCATTACGAGCCAAGAGAGTGTGATGGATTGAAACGTTTAGAGATCCAGGAAGTGTCAGGCAACATTGATGAATCTATGGAAACTGAAACAGTGTCATCAGATTCAGGAATCCAAAGTATTAGCTCCACACTATTCATGCTGCAGGAGgcaagaaacaaaatcagatcTGTAATGGATCAGAAATCATCAAACAACTCTAcctctaactctaactctaactctaactcaCAGTTAGATTCAGAAGTTACTGGCAGTTCAACTTTACCACCACTTAAGAAGCCTATATGTGAGATTAGGCCCTTTGACAAAGATAACTGGTCCATTTTTTACACCCAAAATGGCATTCTTCCCCCAGTGGCTGGTCCAAGTAATCTTCTTGACCCTGTCCATGAGTACCAGCTGCTGCCTGGTGCAAATGAAGCAAGCGAAAGAGAGACCCTTTTTGAGTTTACCAAGGAAGTATTCTGTTTTGCTGCAAGCTGCATGAATTCACGAACAAATGGCACTATTCATTTTGGAGTCAACAACCAGCCAGAACAGGGACATGGTCAGGTAGTCGGGCACAAGCTCACCTCTTTCAGTAAGTATGCTGATGCATTTAAATCACATCTGAGTGATTtctttgaagaaaaacatgtaaatactGCAAGAATGTGCATCAGGCCTCCTAAGTTTGTTAGAGTGTACTGTGAAGATGGGACTGCTTCAGACAAGTGGGTGATTGAGGTTGATGTAGTGCCAACATATTCACAGACTCTAGAGAAAACTTTCTACACTCTTCTGAGTATTGAatcaacagaaaaaaagcaacaaagcaAAATCAAATGCCTCTTCGTCCGGGATGGCCCAAGATCAATTAATATTTTGGCAGATACTAATCCTCGAAAAGTCCaagaggaaatgaaaagtgTGATGGAGAAAGTGAAGTGCTGGGCATCAGCACGAAaggcagcagaggagaagaaTGAAAAACCTCCCTCTCAAGGCAACCAGGGCCAAAGGCTGAAACAGCTGATAACTCGTGGAAGAGAAGCATTTGAAAACTCCATTCAAGTGATTCTTGTTACTGACAGATGTCACCCGGACCAACTGGAGCACCTTGATTTTTTGAAAGAGATTAAGTTGTTTGCTGTACTTGAGTTTGACCCAGAGTCCGACGTAAATGGAACATGCAGTTTGTACAGAAGGGATCGCATAGGCAATCTGCACTACCCACGTATGTTCGACTCCCAAGACAGTATAACTGCAACCATTGAAAAGCTGAATTTGTTTCACCAAACAAGTTGGGTCTTCTGCAACGGACGAGTGAATGaagagagtgagacagacaaGCCATTGTCACAAAGTGAATGGCTGAAAAGACGCTCTGGTGAGATCAACAGCTTGGTTTCATTTCTCTTCAAACCCGATTTGCTCTCAAAAGATAAACTCCTTGTGATAATCATTCTTCACTCAGCTGTAATGGACATCTCAAGCCCTATTTTGGAGGCTTTCTGTGCGATCTATCGAACACTGGAAGGAGTCGACAATATGTTGTGCATATGCAAAGACTCCACTGTGTTCAATCACTGGAGGCAGCTTATAGATTGCCGCTGTAAGGAGGACATCACCAGCAAATGCATCTATGAATTGAGTCTGAATGAAATATCTAGCACCATCAAAAAGCTGAAAGAACCCCAAACACAGTCTTCCAGGAGGTTCTTGCCATCCACAGGCTCAAGCTCAGTGCTGCTGACAAGAAAGGATGAAGAGCTGATGACTGTTTTGGACATCTTGTGTGAAAATGAGTGTGAGAACACAGAAATCGAAACACAGGATTCATTCAAGAAGTTCAAGATAAAATCAGAGGAAGACTTTTACAGAGGAGGACAAGTCACATGGTGGAACTTCTATCTTTCTGAAAAAGACAACCTGCCATTCATCAGTCGTGACACATACAGTGAGTTGTATGACCTTATCACTCCTGTAGAAGGCTACACAAATCCATGTTTTATCATCAATCTCTTCCATCATCCTGGATGTGGGGGAACAACTCTGGCGATGCATGTTCTTTGGAACCTGAGAAGGAAATTCAGGTGTGCCGTTGTTAAAAATAACTCTGCAACAAATCAACAAATTGCAGCTCAAGTCATAAACCTCCTGACGTATGGCAAACAGGAGCAGTCAGGCTATAAGCCTGTACTTCTCTTGGTGGACAACTGGGATGATGTTGAGGATCTGAAGCAGTGCATCATGAATGTCGCCAGTGTTAAGAAGCCACATAACCAGCTCCTGGTGATCATACTGAACTGTGAGAGGACCAGGTTCCCCGACGAGAGCTCCAGAGATAGCCGCACTGCGAATGTGTTCATCACCAATAAGTTGTCAACCAAAGAGAAGGTTTTGTTTTCGGAGAAATTCGAACAACTCAAGGACAATCATGAAAAGCCAGAAACGTTCTATGCCTTCATGATCATGACAAACAACTTCAGTGAGGATTACATCACAAATGTGGTGAGCAACATTGTGGCAGATCTTGATGTCACCACCCAAGAGGGAAGGCTTTTCTCCTTCTTGGCTTTGCTGAACACCTACGTCAACGGATCCTGCATGTCGCTGTCTTTATGTGAGGAGTTGGTGGGGATAAGAAATGCTTTCTGGAAGCAAGAAAGTCTTGATGATAAAATGAATCCCTATTCAACACTGATGATCACTTTCACTGTTGAGGAGCATGGCAGCTATCAAGCGGTACGGCTCTTGCACCCAATGATTGCAAATAAATGCCTTGAAGTCCTTACCCAAAGACACAATCTTTCTCGGGCTGAGATCATTGTTGACCTTTTGCACTGTGACAAGCTCTACAAATCATGCATGGGAAAGGATTTCCTGGTCCAAACTATCCAAAGCATGCTTGTCACACGTCGCAGAAAAGAGCAAGGGGATGACAAGGACACATTTTTCTCTCCGGTGGTTGAGGAAATACATGAGACAGAAGGATCTGACAAAATCAAAGATGTCTTGGAAAAAGCAACACTCAGGTTTGACAAAAGTGCAACACTGCCACAAGCACTGGCAAGATATTTCTGCTTGAGAGAGAAAGACTTCAAATCAGCCCTCAAATGGGCTTTGGATGCACGGAGTAAAAAGTCAAACTCCTACATTGCAGATACTGTCGGGCAAGTTTATAAAGGCCACCTCAAAAAGGAAATTGAAGATTCTGAGGATCTCACTCCAGATACACTTGACACAATTCTGAAACTAGCACACTCTGCTGTTGGTGCATTCAAGGATTCACAGGAGTTAGCCAAGAATGATGTTTTGGACACCCATGATGTGCGCCACAAAAAAAGGCACACGTCCTTTAATACATCAGGCTATACTGGGGAGATAGATGTTACGATGACCGTTCTTGACATCATTACAGAACCTCCTGTTTTTGACTCAAGTGACAGTCACAAGCGGGATAAAATGCTACAGTTCCTCAAAGGTCAACACCCAGTGAGCAGTCTAAATGACTCAAGCAACCCAACCATTTGCCAGTTTGTTGCTGTCCTGAGAGTCCATGAGAGATTTCTTGTCTCTTTGATGCCAAGGCTAAAGGAAATCTTCAATTACTTTGAAAGCTACTTCACATACCTAAAACCTAGGTCACTTGAAAAGGAAACGGCTGATGATAGAAACAAACGAAAGGTTTCTGAGCACTTCAAAAAATACTTGCAAATATTTAGCATATCAGCAAATGAGAAAGCATCTGAAAAGGCCAGCAAACCCAATCTCAGTCTGCGGCAAGAGATAGTGGACCAGAGGTACTATCTGGAAACAAAAAGAGCAGATTCATTTGCTGGACTGCTGCAGCACTTGAATGACAAAAGTCCAACAGAGATGGAGCACATCCTCAAAAAATGGCAATTTGTCATTGAGAAATCCCCCACAAGGAGTGTATCAGATACAGTCAACTTTATCCTGGCAAACATTGTTCTTCACAGCCTCAAGCCCTCCTCCACATCGCTGAAAAAATATGAGGAGTTGGTTCTTCTCCTCAACGAAGCACTGCAAAAAGAGGGCACTCATTCAAAGCTGACAGAGATGTACTACCTCTCTATGTTGTTGATGTGGCCGTCAAAGGACCAGAGGCTTGAGAGTTTAGCAACGCACAGAAATATCAGTATGTACATCACATCAGCCAAGAAATCTTTTAAGCGCCGCTTCTCTTACATGTTTCCAGCAAGGAGTGCTATTGCTCATTTCTTCCTTGGGAAATCTGACGGACTCAAGCGAATTGTCTCCAAGGTGAAGCTTGATCACATTTTGATGAGTGTTTCGAGGCAGCAAGCCTCCTGCAGTGGCCAGAGTAGTCAACAACATAAACCTCACTTTCTGTGGCAGAGCGGAGCTGCATGGAATGAACCAGAGATCCAGAAGAAGTTGTTAAGAGTTCAGGGACATTCAGAACAGGGGGAAATTTTTGTCAACTACGGTGGCAACCTTAGAATGCAGGTGCGTCCAGTTTACCTGGGTGATATTCGAAGCGGATACAGTCGGGAGCAAGTATCCTTCTACCTTGGTTTTACCATGGAAGGCCCTGTAGCCTATAATGTCAAGTATGAAAATGAGCAATGA